One Corynebacterium matruchotii genomic window, CAAAGTCGAAGAAACCGGCCGCGCTCCCCCCTGCCGGAACCGCGAAGCCCGCAGCAACAAAGGAAGCCACTAAAGACAAGAAGAAGGCAGATCACACCAACGCTAAGACGGCCAAGACAGCGAAGACCGCGGCGAAGGCAACAGAAAGCAGTTCTACGAAGCAATCCACCCCGAAGGCTGTCAGCACCAAATCCATCGGTACAACCGATGCGATTGGAACCGATGCCATCACCAGCAAAACAACGGCTTCACAGGACGCCACACAGAGCAAAGACCAACAAAGCGCAGCAACGACAACGGCTCAACCGGCTACAACGGCAGCTACGAAAAAGCCATCCGACACTACCGAAACTATTGACTCTCAGGCAGTCAAGGCCGGCGTGAAGAAAGCGCAAACCACAGCCAGCACAAGCAAGCCGGCAGACAAGCCGAAGGAAGCAGCGGCACAAAAAACAGAGGACGTTGACGGCAAACCAACCGCCACGGCCACCGCCAAACCGACCACGGCGAAGACTAGCGCTGCCGCCACTGATTCGGCGAAGCCAAAGGCAACGAAGGCACCCGCCAAAACCACTGCTAAGGCGGCCAAAGCCACAAAGACCGCAGTAAAGGCAACCAAAGCGGTCAAGAAAACCACCGCAAAGGCAGTCAAACGGACTACCAAGGCCACGGCCAAGGCAACGACAAAAGCCCCCGAAACTGCGGCTTTCCCCTCCAGTGAATCGGCGACAGCTCCGAAAGCGACTTCGAAAGCGGGGATAAAAGTGCCGGCTAAGCGTACCGGAAGCACCGAAAATGCTAAGGACTCAGCCCCCGCGGAAAACCCCGAAACCAAGGCGTTTCCTGCCAAAACCTCCCCTGCGAAGGAGACCCCACAGAAGAAGCGCCGCACGCTCGGAACCCGCACCACCCGAAGCAAGAAAAGCTAGGAAACCATAGCGCTATTCACCATGGGGCATGCGGCCTCGCTGTCGCTCATAGAGTGCAATGGCGGCGGCGGTGGCCACGTTCAGCGAGTCCGTGCCAGCAGACATGGGAATGCGTGCCCGAATATCTGTTCGGCGCATGGTTCGTTCGGTCAATCCAGGCCCCTCTGCCCCCACCAGCAGCGCAATCTTCTCATATGGCACACCATTGCCATCGTATAATGCCTGATCTAATGGGACCGCATCTTCGTGAGGGGTCAGTGATACTAACTGAAATCCAGATTCTTTCAGCTGGTCTAAGCCATAATGCCAGTTTGTGTGTTTTCCTTCAAAACTAGCATGGGGCAGGCGAAGTACATGTCCCATGGAGACCCGAACAGAGCGGCGATATAGCGGATCAGCGCATCCATTACCAAATAGAATCGCATCAACCCCTAGCCCTGCGGCATTACGGAATATCGAACCTATGTTCTCATGGTCGCCGACTCCTTCTAGCACCACCACGGTGGTGGCAGTCTTGATGACTTCACTGAGGCCGAGTTCCGGTGCCCGATTCGCCGCGGCCAACAGGCCACGATGCATATCGTAACCTGCGACCTGAGCCAGGGTTTCCCGATCGAGTGAATATGTGTCAATGCCCGCCGCAAGATCGGCGATATGCGGCTGGGAAAGGAATTTGTCCAGCTTTGCTGGAAACCCCACCAGGGTGCGCACCGGGTATCGAGAGGCAAGTAATCGTTCAACAATTAAAGGACCTTCTGCGATCACTAGTCCTTTGCCGCCGGGAAGATCTGGCCGATTATCGGAGTGTTTCAGGTCACGAAAGTCGTCGAGCCGAGGATCGGTGGGATCTGATATGTGGGTGATAATCATGGTGTTTAAGCGTATGCGATGGTCCCCGGCATTGTGAATATTGATTGCTGCTTGGCTGCTGCTTGGTTATTACCAACCATTGCCAGAGATATCAGCAGCCTTGTAATTCGAGTAAGACATGCCAGCAGGTGTCTTATGACGGTCCATGCCGCACCATCGTCGGTCTTTTTTGGCGAGGGAGCTATGGCCTGAGCTCTTCCTCGGAAAGGGAGCTTTGCTGCCCTCCGAAGCCATAACCACTGTCTTCAGCTACTGGCTGCTGTCTTGCCAAGATGGGCATCGCTGCGGGGTATCGCTAGTGATAAACCAGAACAAACACGCCACGAGCACGAATCAGGCAAGAACTACGAGCGCCAAGCCCCCTGCTGGCTTACGCAAAGCTCCACTTCCGCGCGTCATCGTAGCGTCCGGCTAGACGTTGAGTTAAAAGTGGAGCTTTCGAAAACCACCAGTATGGTCTTCTGACCTCAGCCCGCCATATCCAACCCTTTTCCGTACGGGTTCCCGGCCTAGATTCCAATTTCCGGGAGAACCATGAATTGGCAAAGCTCCACTTCCGCACCCACCACTCCCCTAGCCTCATGTCCTAATCCAGAAGTGGAGCTTTCCGCTCATCCCACCATGCTCCCACGTCCATGTTCCCGAATCCCTAGGATTCGGAAGATGTGGAGACGCAGAAACCCCCAGCATCCATCTCACCGCATCCGTTTCGGGTTGTAGCGGGAAATTTGGAATAGGACTGGGGGTTCGTTCTGAAGCTATCCGACTATCTGTCCATCCACAAAGCTTTCCAAGGTTGCCCGTTAAAAAACCCAGCCGGACCGACCTGGAAAAGCCGGTAAATAGTTAGCTCACTGCATTGAGGAGGGGGTTAGCGGCAAAATACACCAGGAATAATGCCGAAAGCAGCCACATGATCCAGTGCACTTCCTTGGCCTTCCCGGCAGCCACCTGCATGAGAACGTAGGAGATGAAGCCCACACCAATACCGTTAGCAATCGAATACGTAAACGGCATAATCACAATGGTGAGGAACGCAGGCAACGCAATGTGGAACTGGGTGAAATCGATGTCACGGATTTGCCCCATCATGAGAGCCCCCACAACAACCAGCACCGGCGAAGCAGCCTCGATGGGAACAATCGAATACAGGGGGGTTAAGAACATTGCCAGGAGGAAAAGCAGGCCGGTCACCACATTGGCCAGGCCGGTGCGTGCGCCATCGGCAATACCCGCTGCGGAATCCACATACACCGTGTTCGAGGACGCACTGGCACCGCCGCCAACGATAGCACCAGCGCCTTCAACGATCAGGGCGGTCTTCAGGTTTGGCAGATTATCATTTTCGTCGGTGAGTCCGGCCTGCTTGCCGAGAGCGGTCATGGTGCCCATGGCGTCGAAAAAGTTCGCAAGAACCAGGGTGAACAGGATCAGAACCGCAGCCAGCACTCCAATGCGGCTAAAAGCCCCGAACAGGGAAACCCCACCCACGATCGACAGGTCTGGGATGCCACCAATGCTGTCCGGGAGAGTGGGGACCGCCAGATTCCAGCCGGTGGGCACGGATTTGCCGTCCACCACGGAGGGCCCGGCGTGGGTGATTGCTTCCACGATCATGGCGATGATGGTGGTAACCACAATGCCGATAAACAGTCCGCCGCGAACCCGACGCGCAACGAGAATGCCGCAAATGACAAGACCGATGACAAACACGAAAGTGGGCCAGGAGGAAATGGAGCCCCCAGTGCCTAGTCCCACGGGAACAGTGGTGTGAGCGGAGTCGGGGATGCGTCGAACGAAACCGGCATCGACCAGACCGATCATTGCGATGAACATGCCAATGCCGACACCCATTGCGGCCTTGATTTCGCGGGGGATGGCGTTGAATACCGCCATGCGGAACCCGGAAAGCGCGAGGGCCACGATGATAACACCGTCGAGGACGACGAGCCCCATGGCCTCGGGCCAGGTGAGACCTTCGGTGGCAACGAGGGTGACTGCAACAAGGGTGTTGATGCCCAGGCCGGTGGCAATACCGAAGGGGTATTTGGCAATGGCGCCGAAGGCGATGGTCATAACGCCGGCGGCGAGGGCGGTGGCTGCTGCAACCTGGGGAACACCGAGGACGGTGCCGTTACTGTCGGCGCCGGTACCGAGGATGAGGGGGTTGAGGATGATGATGTAGGCCATTGCGAAGAATGTGACTACACCAGCGCGGATCTCGGTGCTCACGGTGGAGCCGCGTTTGGAGATCTCGAAGTAGCGGTCGAGGGCACTTGGTGTGTCGACCGCAGTGGTTTTTGCCATGGTTACTCCTGTTTTTATGGTGGTGTTGTCAGCTATGTCAGCACAAAAGGAAAATATTGTCGTAGATATTTTTGCGTTTTAGTGGTATTGCGATGACACCTGACAACAAATAGCAAAACTTCCACCTATCAGAATGGCACTTTACCTGCGTAAAGAACAAACTTTCTTGCAGTGAAAGTGATGCAGACAACATGATATCAATGTTGGTGGGCGACATTTAAATATCGATGGGGATGGTTTTGTCGTCGTCGAAAGGCTCGGTGGTGGTTCCCAGGGGTTCCGGTTGGGGGGTTTCGGAGTGGGCGCCGCAACCGTAGGTGGCGGCAACAATGGTGCCGTCGGCGGAGTATTCATTGGCACACACGCCAACATCGATGGTGGTGGCGAGCGGAAGATAGAAAGCGCAGGTGACGCAGGTAAATGCTGCCTGGCGCGCGTAGGGTGATTGCGGCCCGTGTTCACCGGTTTCCCAACGCTGGAGCGCTTGGCTCAGCCCGGTTTTCGAAAGCATGCGCGGCTGGTTGCTGCTTGTCGACGCCTTGTGCTGCTGGATGATTGCCGCCTCGTCGGGATCGGTGGTGAGGCGGCTGTCGTCGATGGGGGCGGGCATGATGTCACCAGGGCCGAGATCCCCGGGTTGGATGCGTTGCTGGTAGGGAACCCATTCCGGGGCTTTCAGGGCGGTGCCACCAGGGACAAGGGCAAGTTCGGAAACGGTGATCCAGTGGGAGCCACGGGCGCAGGCGAGAACAACATTCCATTCCCACCCGGGATAGCCGGGCACGTCGGCGGCAAACCGGTGGGTGGCGGTGGTGGATTTGATGTGGGTTACGCCGAGATGACGGCCGGCTCTGCCGTCGTCTAGCTCATTAATGGCGTTACGCGCAATGGTGGTTGCGAGTTTACTCAGGAGGGGCTGGCGTGGTTTTTTGCTGGTGTTACTTCTTCCGTTTGCATCATGTGGCACAGTTCCATTATTTCGCATGGGGGTTTCGTCATGCACATAATGGTTTTATGTTGACTATTCCACGTTTCGTGTTTCCGGTGTCTGTCATGGCTGTGGTGGCGTTGATGTTGGGCGGTTGTGGTGGCGATGTTTCTCACAGGTCGCAAGCATCAGGGCTGTCAGCAGCCGCCGAAGCCACCCATGAGGTGGAGCGGCTGGGGGTTGAGGTTATTGCCAGGCACCCGTTTGATGCGACGTCTTTTACTCAGGGGCTGGAGGTGACTGGGGATAAGTTGCTGGTCAGTACGGGTTGGGAGGGGAAGAGTCGGATTTATCACACCACTGTGGATAATGTGCAGTCGAATTCGCAGGATATTGATCGTCGTCAGTTCGGGGAGGGCGCGACCCAGGTGGGGAATGTGGTGTGGGAATTAACGTGGCGAGATGGGGTTGCCTATAAACGGGACGCGGCAACGTTAGCGGAACTCGGTACGGCCAAATATGCCGGAGAGGGATGGGGGTTGTGTTCGTTTTCTGATGTGGTGGTGATGTCAGACGGTACGGATGAGTTGCGGTTTCTGGACCCAGATACGTTTGCGGAACGGTCTCGGGTGAAGGTGACGCTTTCCGGCACGCCGGCATCTGAGCTTAATGAGTTGGATTGTGTCACCGGTGACAATGGGCAACGCCTGGTGTATTCGAATGTGTTTTTGAGTACGGATATTTATCGTATTGATGCGGATTCGGGAAAGGTGACGGGGATTATTGATGCCTCGACGGTGCCGAATAATGCGGCATCGGATCCGAATAATGTGCTCAATGGGATTGCACACATTCCAGGCAGCGACCGATTTTATGTAACCGGTAAACGGTGGCCAGATTTGTATGAGGTTCGGTTTGTGAAACCTACAAGCTAGGACGCTAGGATAAGCTTCCATGAGTCGAAAATCACGCCGGAAAAACCTGCAGCAAATCGTGGCCCTCTTGGTGGCTGTTGTTGTGGTGGTTATTGCCTCGGTGGCGTTCCAGCGATGGTGGAATAATCGGCCCGGCCCCGAGCCCAAGGATGTGGCTATCACCGTGACGGTGAACGGCACAGAGCAGGAGGTACTTCCCTACAGCATTTGCGAGTTAGGAAGTAACTGTGTGGAGAATAAGGTCACGATGCTTGATGTTGCGGATGACGCCAAGATCAGCATTAAGGTGCCGAGATATGTTTATGACCATGAGTGGACTCAGTTAACCATTTACGATAATCCAGCGGCCAACGATGAAAAGCTCCATGGCGCGCACGAGCGGGACACGATTGAGGTTCCGGTGACTATCGACCCGGTGGGAGACAAGAAGGATGTTCGCCCACGGCTGGTGGTGGTGGAGATCCGGTCAGTCATGATTGGGCATGATGCTCAGGGGGAGCAGACGCCACAGACCGCCACATGGTCGTTGGGGATCCCGGAAAAGAAGTAACGCCCCCATCGAGAGTGAAACGTTGGTCATGGAAAGCTCCACTTCCGTTCGAAGTGGAGCTTTCCACATCCACCTAAAACCCAGGAAACCCGTTTCTCCTCAGTAACTTCCCGGTTTGTTGCGATATAAATCATTCATAGTGTGTGGATATGGGCGGCTAGCGTCCACCCTCAGAGTAGGCTAGCGGACTGAAAGCTCCACTTCTAAGTCGCCTTTAGGGGTGCGCATGAGCTCAGGCTGAAAAGTGGAGCTTTCGAAAAATCCTAACGCCACCTGGCCACCGGTTTCGTTTATACTTTTCGGTTTTAATCCACACGCCACCTCACCATGACCACCGATTTTTGGCATACTGATCTAACCCTGGCAGATGAAAGCTCCCCTTTGACCTCGTCTTTGGGCTCATGTATTTTGGGCAGCCCTGGATTGTTGGTGGGGCTCCTGGTAGAGAAAACAAAACACCAAGCTGTCCCTGCCGGCAGCTTGGTGTTTGTCGATTGTTGACGGTTCCTATATTACCCGTCCAACTCCTTAGCAATGATCCGTAGCGCTTCCGCGATTTGCTTCCCTTCTTTCCGGTCAGGGTAGCGACCGGCGGTCAGGGGCGGTTGGACCCGTTCTTCCAGGGTGGTCACCATATCAGCGATAAGGGACCCTAATTCTTCCGGTGTGTATTTATGCTTCGTTTGCCGGTTTCGGGAACGCGGGCGGGGTTCATCGAGGATCTTCACGCGCAACGCTTGCGGTCCACGGGCGCCGGAGGCGAAGTCGAAGTCCACACGTTGACCCCGGTGTAATTCGGTCACACCATGAGGAAGTACGGACTTGCCCACATAGCAGTCTTCGCCGTCAGGGTTAGAGATAAAACCAAAGCCACGGTCCGGGTCATACCATTTTACTTTGCCAATAGGCATATCTTTCAAACCTTTCTATTAATACAAAATTTTTTAAAAGAGTTACATGCTATCAGCAGTCATCTTAACGGCAATAACCAACGAGGTGGTTGGTCTAATGGAGATCACAGTAGATTCCTCGGGATTCCTCGATAAAAAGTGTGCGACATAACAGTGAACAAATGGGGGATTTGAATGAATTCTGGTGGCAGCAGATTAGACTGGCAGATAACGGAAAAATAACAACAGACCATGGAGATGTAATATGGATCACATATCTTGCAGTTTTCTATCGTGGCCTGCTAGTTTTATTCCGATCAAGACCACTTTTTGGTAACAACTTGGCTAAAAATGTGACAGAAACGTTATAAAACGTTACTGTTGGGGCCAAGCACTGTTTCAGACCTTCGGTTCGTCTCCGCGAATCCCTATTGCCTTGGACATCGAAACTGAAACGTGAAGTGCGCTTGTGTAATTGGACCATTTCGAGGTGTACCACGAAGGACGCCCACTACTAAAAACGTATATAGCAAGGCAAGGGTAAAGCCCACCACAAGCTTTAAACCAGTATGTCTGGTTTTAGCGGCAAACGAGAGGACTAGAACACTCATGGCACGACACGCACGTAAAACTGCATCCAAGTTCGCAAAGTTTGCAGCGTCCACGGTTGCAGTCGGCACGGCCTCTGCAATCTTCAGCCCCGCCGCCCACGCAGCCCCCGACTCTGACTGGGATCGCCTGGCACAATGCGAATCCGGCGGCAACTGGGCCATCAACACCGGCAACGGTTTCCATGGCGGTTTGCAGTTCACCGCCTCCACCTGGAATGCCCATGGCGGCCAACAATACGCCCCCTACGCCTACCAGGCCTCTCGTGAGCAACAAATCGCCGTCGCCGAGCGCGTGCTTGCCAGCCAAGGCTGGGGTGCCTGGCCGGCTTGTTCCGCCAAATTGGGTCTAAATTCCGCCCCCACTCCTCGGGACACCGTATCGAACGCCCCGAGCCCAGTGCAGCAGGCTGTAGAGAACGCGATCGCTAACGCCCAGAACGATGCCCAGGCCAACACGCTCGCCTCCGACGCTATTTACGGCCTCGTCAAGGATCGTCTCGCTTCCTATGGCATTCAGGTGCCCGGCGAGGTCCATGCCTTCTATACCGCTAACCGTGGTGATTTCAACGCATTCTATACTGCCAACCGGCAAATTATCGACACGGCTGTTAGGGGATAATGGCGTAAGAGCGCCTGACCAAGCATAAAAATCTCTACCTGCGGGTGGGGATTTTTTGCTTTTCGACGCCCACCGCTGGCACCGCACGGCCCAAGAATCAGGTCGCTATACTGGTCCAGTATGCCCGCCACCCCTTACTGTGCACACCCCCAGTCTCTCGAACACCTTATCGATCTTCTCGACCGCCAATGCATTGCCCACACACCGGTCAATGCCACCGACAATCCTCATGCCAGCAATCAGGAAGTAGCCGTCCTCGTCTTACCGGACGACACCACCGCAAGCCTTTACCCCCAACTGCTAGCCGACTTCCCTAACCAGGGCTTTTGGCCCACGCTCGCCCATCCCCAGGATCCGCAAAACCCCTGGTACCCCTGGGTTGATGGCGACCTGGTGGAACCCAGCACTCACCTTATTTTCTCCAACCTGCGCGACTTCTACCGGACTGCCGGCGTCGACTATTTCACCAGACCCACCGCCACCAATCCGCAGCTGCTTGCCGACCCGGAATCACTCACCGACGACGAATGGCTTGAAGAAGAGTTCTGGAATGGGCTCGAATTCCCACCCCCAACCCCCGATGTCACCGCCGCGTTCTTCGACTCGCTCAGCCCTATCCCCCATCACACGGCCGCCGCCCACCCGCCAACGCCTGAAGAGCCGACCGCCTTGCTCATCACCCCAACCCACCGGCCGGCCGACGTGCCCGCCGCAGTTGGCTGGCTGGGGGCCTGCAATTACGATTTTGCCGGCCACCATATTTCCGCCGTGCTCCGCAGCTGGGAAGACCGCTTCGGCGCCATCCTCACGAGTCTTGACAGCCAAGACATGACCCTTACGATCCCACCCCTCGCGCTCACCGATGACGAGCGCACATTGCTCACCTTGGAGCATTATTTCTTTTGCCGTTCCCTGATTGACGACGCCACCACCTTCGGCCACCAATCAGCCGCGCTAGCAACCAGCGACGCCCAGCAGTGGGTTTTCCACTGGGAGTAGCTGTTATTATGGGAAGGCATGGATTTTCAACCCTGGCCGAATAAAATCGTTCCTGTCTGCCCAAACCCGCATTCCCTTTCGGAACTTACCTCCCTATTAACCGAATGGAGGTTCGAATACGATATTTTGGTAACCAACCTTACTGACAATTCGTACCAGGTGGCGGCTACGGTAGACCCACACCCTAACATTGCTGGCCTGTGGGGTCACTTGATTGCAACATTCCCCGAGCTAGGGTTCTGGCCGGTTCACACCGATGGTAGCCTTGATGAACTCTTTGACCCCGACCCCGACCGCATCGGCACGGCCGAAGAGTTTTTCGCCGAAAACACCATGCCGCTCTTTGAGAACCATTGGGAACAGGGCTGGGAAGCCCCCGATTTTCCCGAGCTCACCCCGGAACAGCTACAAAGCTTCGCTGACTTCCACACCCGCACGATCAGGACTGAGCCCACGATCAATACCGAAAAATCACATATCGTTGATGATGAGAACCTCGACACCACGCAACTGCTCATTACCCCGGTACCCCGACCTGCCGACGTGCCTGCCACCATCGGGTGGCCAGGCGCCATTAACTATGATTACAGCGGCGCCGGCGTTTCCACGGTATTGTGCAGCTGGGAAGACCGCTTCGGTGCCCTCCTCACTAGCCTGAACTTTGCGGAAATGGACCTCAGCATCAGCGACGTGAAGCAACTCGCTGTGCTCACCCACGATGAGCTTGTCAACCTTACCCTGGAACACTATGTGTTCTGCCCGGACAGCCTCGATCAGGGAACATTGAAATTCCCCCGCTACCTGGATGCGATAAGCGGCAGCCCGCTCTGGCCATTCTGGTCTGGTGGGACTAGCATAGAGGGTCATGGAGTTTTCTACTATCACGCTCAAAGTCATTGAGAACGGAATCCGCCAGCAAAAGGTTTTCCAGGGGCTGAAAATCTACAGCCGCACGATCCCGGCAGACAACCAAACGACCATCACCCATCAGCGGATATACACCACCCCCAAGGGTAATTTTGTCTTCCATCAGCACACTCGGCCCAATTGGGAAGGCTATTGGCGGGAAGACGAAAACCGCGTCATGCCGCAGGACATTGCGGAGTCTACGGTGCTAAAGATATGCTCCAGTCTTGACGAGCTTGGCGGCATCATTCCCGCCCCGGTGTTGGCGTCGTTAGCATCCAAGGTGGCTCAAGACGAAATCGTCGAACATCTCGATATTTAGCCCATGCCAAAGACGAGGCCGACACTCATGTCGAATGCCGGCCTCGGTCATGCGTGGGGTGGTTATTTATTAATTCGGGTATAGGGGTGGACGTATCCTAGTTCCTCGGCGGGAACCGGGAATTCCACGTCACCGTAGGGGCTGTTCGCGCCCGCGAATTTTGCAAGAACTTCCGTAACATAATGGCCACCACCAGGTGTTTGTTTCGGCCAGCCCGGATCTACGTAACCCTTTTTCTCTAGATTTGCCATATTCTCATTGTTCCAAACCGCACGTCTAAAGTCACATAATTTCGGGGGCACGATAACCGTTTTACGGGCGGAGGTCGCAAAGCCCGCGTCAGATCGCCCCACCGGCCAACCCCATGTGTGGCAGCTCCCATGTCGCAAAGATGAATCCTCTCGACGTGACCCGCCGTTACCAGTGGTTTTTACCGGTCTCCCTCAACCATCATCCTCCCCCGATCCCCCTAGTTCGTTGTGGGTATTCATGCGCCAACAGCCCACGATGGGGGTGTTATCAAACCTGTGGACACCCCCGCCTGGATGACGGAACCGGGCATGCTAACGGTATTTTTATACGATTATTGGTCGTGTGGATTCTTTTGGAAGGAACGGGGTCTTATGACGATTTTTTCTTTTGATGTTGACGCCCATCACGCGCGGCAGAATAACGAGCTGCTCAAGGACGCTCGACGTTTGCAGATTTCCGCGGTCCTATTCGCCGCGATCCTGGTGGGAGTGGGTGTGTGGCTTCATCGGCTCCTTGGTGGCGTGCCGGGCATAGTGATATTGGGGGTGCTCGCGGTCCTGGCCTTGAGCAGTTTGGCGCTCATCATCATCATTCCCCGATACGTGGGGGACGCAGAATCGTTATACACACGATACCCCCTGTGCCCAGCAATGATTGCCAAAATAAATAGCCGCGACATGGTGTTATTGAGTTTAGTGAATATAAATAGTGATCCTGACAGCACCCCACGGTGGGCATTGGCGGCCCGCACGGTGTCTCGCATTGAGGGTCACCAGCGCCGCCCCGGCGAACGGGTCCCTAGCGTCGCGGTGTCTAGCATGGAACAGCAGTCCCAGTTTCGGGAGGTCACTCCCCTACCAATCGCCTGGGGCACAACAGATCCTACGGTGATTCGAACAGCAATGCGAACCATTCCCGAAGCATCGT contains:
- a CDS encoding DUF3239 domain-containing protein, yielding MTIFSFDVDAHHARQNNELLKDARRLQISAVLFAAILVGVGVWLHRLLGGVPGIVILGVLAVLALSSLALIIIIPRYVGDAESLYTRYPLCPAMIAKINSRDMVLLSLVNINSDPDSTPRWALAARTVSRIEGHQRRPGERVPSVAVSSMEQQSQFREVTPLPIAWGTTDPTVIRTAMRTIPEASWDLLRTNMSRLDEVLATPHNLLALD